The following coding sequences are from one Gemmatimonadales bacterium window:
- a CDS encoding spermidine/putrescine ABC transporter substrate-binding protein, giving the protein MPFFARSDRNPSRRDFLQGVGAAALGSSAAAALLGACGKAPLRDFSGDLGPMEKRLNLYLWSDYLAPDTISGFEAEHGVAVTLDTYESNEELAAKLLAGATGYDLALPSSYLFPLLRGRNLIAPLNRSYLSNIGNLAPLFADPVWDPGTEYSVPWGWGTTGIAYRKDRLPSAPDSWGVFLDPTYRGKMTMLDDARDVIGCFLRYRGHSINSVDPAQLAEAKQDALAAKPNLRAYASAPVKPQLIAGDIWLAQMWSGDAAQAMAEQPEIGFVVPKEGSMIFADALVVLRTAPNPRAAHAFLDYVLRPEVAAAIADATGYGTPNQAAQSLTRYPRPYPSPAELERLEYQRDLGAGVELWDRIWTEIKAA; this is encoded by the coding sequence ATGCCATTCTTCGCTCGATCTGACCGCAATCCCTCGCGGCGCGACTTTCTCCAGGGCGTCGGCGCCGCGGCGCTAGGGTCCTCGGCCGCCGCCGCGTTGTTGGGCGCTTGCGGCAAGGCGCCGCTTCGCGATTTCTCGGGCGACCTGGGCCCGATGGAGAAGCGGCTCAATCTTTACCTCTGGTCCGACTACCTGGCGCCTGACACCATCTCGGGCTTCGAGGCCGAACACGGCGTGGCGGTCACGCTCGACACCTACGAAAGCAACGAAGAGCTGGCCGCCAAGCTGCTGGCCGGCGCCACCGGGTATGATCTGGCGCTGCCGTCGAGCTACCTCTTCCCCTTGCTGCGGGGCCGGAACCTGATTGCGCCGCTCAATCGGAGCTACCTGAGCAATATCGGCAACCTGGCGCCGCTCTTTGCCGATCCGGTATGGGACCCCGGTACGGAGTACTCGGTTCCCTGGGGTTGGGGGACCACGGGAATTGCCTATCGCAAGGATCGACTGCCCTCCGCACCTGACAGCTGGGGCGTTTTTCTCGATCCGACCTATCGCGGCAAGATGACCATGCTCGACGACGCCCGCGATGTGATCGGTTGCTTTCTCCGCTATCGCGGGCATTCCATCAACTCGGTCGATCCAGCCCAGCTGGCCGAGGCCAAACAGGATGCGCTGGCGGCCAAACCCAACCTCCGGGCCTACGCCTCGGCGCCGGTCAAACCTCAGTTGATCGCGGGCGACATCTGGCTGGCCCAGATGTGGAGCGGAGACGCTGCGCAAGCGATGGCCGAGCAGCCGGAAATCGGATTCGTGGTACCGAAGGAGGGAAGTATGATCTTCGCGGATGCGCTGGTCGTGCTCAGGACCGCGCCCAACCCCCGCGCGGCCCATGCGTTCCTCGACTATGTGCTGCGGCCGGAGGTGGCGGCTGCCATTGCCGATGCTACGGGGTATGGTACGCCGAACCAGGCTGCTCAGAGCCTCACTCGGTATCCCAGGCCCTATCCGTCGCCGGCCGAACTCGAGCGCCTCGAGTACCAGCGGGACTTGGGGGCGGGGGTTGAGCTCTGGGATCGGATCTGGACCGAGATCAAGGCAGCCTGA
- a CDS encoding aminotransferase class V-fold PLP-dependent enzyme yields the protein MTIPRRTFVDRMAQAGIGLGAWSTMLDPRMVDAQDGGLAPAEFPGVRGAAYLNHAASSPLPRRSAAAVSTYQTNRQEVHRLYQAGAQDYDANPLRQKLSRLLGAPVDSLTFVPTTSDGIVSAVNGIDWRPGDNVVCPSNDYPGVIYAALDLERRGVQVRQLPVEIHLDLEQLLGLIDGRTRAVLVSHVHWQTGHRIDLAQLGRACRAAGVLSVVDAIQSVGATPVDLSASGVDILVAGGYKWLMGMPGAAVLYVAPEQLPTIRPDRAGWMSMTTSVFGRPTIAWKPDASRFQVGGQADPALVALDQSVELLLEVGVPTVERHVKNLLDRLLAGLPGTGLRCLSSLAPESRSTLVCLTTGDRDRDLSLTRELVARGVIVAHRGPGIRVAPHLHNRPRDIDRLLTESHAILRSI from the coding sequence GTGACCATACCCCGTCGGACCTTCGTCGACCGAATGGCCCAGGCCGGCATCGGCTTGGGCGCGTGGAGCACAATGCTGGATCCCAGAATGGTAGACGCACAGGACGGCGGCCTCGCGCCGGCCGAGTTTCCCGGGGTCAGAGGGGCTGCATATCTCAATCATGCGGCGTCCTCACCGCTGCCGCGTCGCTCGGCGGCCGCCGTCTCGACCTACCAGACCAATCGTCAGGAGGTGCATCGGCTCTACCAGGCAGGTGCGCAGGACTACGACGCCAATCCGCTTCGTCAGAAGCTGAGCCGCTTGCTCGGTGCGCCAGTCGATTCGCTGACGTTCGTCCCCACGACCAGCGATGGGATTGTCTCTGCCGTCAATGGGATCGACTGGCGGCCCGGCGACAACGTGGTCTGCCCCTCCAACGATTATCCTGGTGTGATCTACGCAGCTCTCGACCTCGAGCGGCGCGGAGTCCAGGTGCGGCAGTTGCCAGTCGAAATCCATCTGGACTTGGAGCAGCTGCTCGGCCTGATCGACGGCCGGACCCGGGCAGTGCTGGTGAGCCATGTGCACTGGCAGACCGGCCACCGAATCGACCTGGCGCAGCTGGGCAGGGCCTGCCGAGCGGCTGGCGTGCTGTCGGTCGTCGATGCGATCCAGAGCGTCGGAGCCACTCCCGTCGATCTCAGTGCTTCGGGCGTCGACATCCTGGTGGCCGGTGGCTACAAATGGCTGATGGGCATGCCCGGGGCCGCAGTACTTTACGTAGCGCCCGAGCAGCTGCCCACGATCCGACCCGATCGCGCCGGATGGATGAGTATGACGACGTCGGTGTTCGGTCGCCCGACCATTGCGTGGAAGCCGGATGCGTCCCGGTTCCAGGTTGGTGGCCAGGCCGATCCCGCGCTCGTGGCGCTCGATCAGTCGGTCGAACTGCTGCTCGAAGTTGGCGTACCGACGGTCGAACGGCACGTGAAGAACCTCCTCGATCGGCTGCTGGCCGGGCTGCCCGGTACCGGGCTGCGCTGCCTGTCGAGTCTTGCGCCCGAGAGTCGGTCGACCCTGGTCTGCCTCACCACCGGCGACCGGGATCGTGATCTCAGTTTGACTCGCGAGCTCGTGGCCCGCGGCGTGATCGTGGCGCATCGCGGGCCGGGGATTCGGGTTGCCCCGCATCTGCACAATCGCCCTCGAGACATTGATCGGCTGCTGACGGAGTCCCATGCCATTCTTCGCTCGATCTGA
- a CDS encoding efflux RND transporter permease subunit, translated as MVLSDISIKRPVLATMMSLALVLFGVISYQKLSVREYPDVDPPIVSVSVTLRGANPRVMESAVTDVLEEQLSSAEGLRTMTSVSSEQQSTITLEFHLGRDIELAAQDVRDLVSRVRGRLPEEILEPVVAKQDADSRPIMFITMQGENYNLLQLTDIADRYVKTPLQTVPGVGRIDIRGERRYAMRIWLNASELAARGLTTSDVMTAVQSRNVEIPAGRIESQQREFSIRSMGELKTPEEFSRLVVANLNGQIVRLGDVARVELGPEEDRSRFRFNGQPAVGVAIVRQSKSNLVELSDGVRAMVPEIESQLPPGVSLTIGYDNSIYVKRSILEAEETLVITGVLVILIIFVFLRNVRATIIPGLAIPTSIIGTFAAMYFLGFSINNLTLLAMILAIGIVVDDAIIVLENAYRRQEELNEPPDVAAVRGTREIAFAVIATTVSLIAVFTPLAFLEGATGRLFNEFGITVAVAVALSGFVALTLTPMLCAKVLRVKHHHGPLFRAFERGFNALATGYQRTLARALNQRAFVLGGVGAVLVVAWFVFGTLKTEFVPPEDRGMMTVNVVAPEGSSIHYTNEYQRQVEQIISQVPEISTMNSMVAFGGGGGGGRVNAGMIFVRFTDWSERKRSVQEVIQELQPKLGAVPGVLAFASNPPAFGGWGQPVQFVVRHPNFDSLVIAMDTLITRARQISGLLNVDTDLRVNKPELTVSYERDRMEDLGVPVRDVANTMQALLGGQRISTFTMNNKLYDVMIQLEPDARATPAAMTELTVRGRGGQLIKLDQVARVAENVGPRQLNHFNRVRAATMTASLAPNFTLGEALDSLRLLAAEVLPTGSSVALAGESRELEESGSALYFVFILSLIIVFMVLASQFESLVHPFTVLLAVPPAVTGAIFTLFLAGSTINLYSQIGMILLIGLVTKNSILLVEYANQARARGMATAAALLESARIRLRPILMTSVAAAAGATPIALGLGAGAASRRPLGYAIVGGVMFSMVLTLYLVPVVYSLLDQALARSRKPATEPAPEPLPVVSGEAR; from the coding sequence ATGGTCCTCTCTGATATCTCCATCAAGCGCCCGGTCCTAGCGACCATGATGAGCCTGGCGCTGGTCCTGTTCGGCGTCATCAGCTATCAGAAATTGAGTGTTCGGGAGTACCCCGACGTCGACCCGCCCATTGTCTCGGTCAGCGTAACCCTTCGGGGTGCCAACCCCCGGGTCATGGAATCGGCCGTGACCGACGTGCTCGAGGAGCAGCTCTCCTCGGCCGAGGGCCTTCGGACCATGACGAGCGTAAGCTCGGAGCAGCAGAGCACCATCACCCTCGAGTTTCACCTCGGGCGGGACATCGAGCTGGCGGCGCAGGACGTGCGCGATCTGGTGTCCCGGGTCCGGGGCCGCCTGCCCGAAGAGATCCTGGAGCCGGTCGTTGCCAAGCAGGATGCCGACTCTCGGCCCATCATGTTCATCACGATGCAGGGCGAAAATTACAACCTGCTTCAGCTCACCGATATTGCCGATCGATACGTCAAGACACCGCTGCAAACGGTCCCGGGGGTTGGTCGAATCGATATCCGTGGCGAGCGGCGCTATGCGATGCGAATCTGGCTCAACGCCTCGGAGCTGGCGGCTCGCGGTTTGACCACGAGTGACGTCATGACGGCGGTGCAGAGCCGGAACGTCGAGATTCCGGCTGGTCGGATCGAGTCACAGCAGCGCGAGTTCAGCATCAGGTCGATGGGCGAGCTCAAGACTCCGGAGGAGTTTTCCCGCCTCGTCGTAGCCAACCTGAATGGGCAGATCGTCAGACTGGGCGATGTTGCTCGGGTCGAGCTTGGTCCGGAGGAGGACCGGAGTCGTTTCCGGTTCAACGGTCAGCCCGCGGTGGGTGTCGCAATCGTACGGCAATCCAAGTCGAATCTCGTCGAGCTGTCGGACGGGGTGCGCGCCATGGTGCCAGAGATCGAGTCCCAGCTTCCGCCGGGGGTATCACTGACTATCGGGTATGACAACTCGATCTACGTCAAACGCTCGATTCTCGAAGCCGAAGAAACGCTGGTCATTACCGGTGTTCTGGTGATCCTGATCATCTTCGTCTTCCTGCGAAACGTGCGGGCGACGATCATCCCAGGCCTGGCGATTCCGACCTCCATCATCGGCACCTTCGCGGCGATGTACTTCCTGGGCTTCTCGATCAACAACCTCACACTCTTGGCCATGATCCTGGCCATCGGTATCGTGGTCGACGACGCCATCATCGTGTTGGAGAACGCCTACCGGCGCCAGGAGGAACTCAACGAGCCGCCGGACGTAGCGGCAGTCAGGGGTACTCGGGAAATTGCCTTTGCGGTCATTGCCACCACGGTGTCACTGATTGCCGTGTTCACACCGCTGGCCTTCCTCGAAGGGGCGACCGGTCGGCTCTTCAATGAATTCGGCATCACCGTCGCCGTGGCAGTGGCGCTGTCCGGGTTCGTGGCGCTGACGCTGACCCCGATGCTCTGCGCCAAGGTTCTGCGTGTCAAGCACCACCATGGGCCGCTCTTCCGGGCCTTCGAGCGCGGGTTCAACGCTCTGGCGACAGGGTATCAGCGGACCCTGGCGCGCGCGCTCAACCAGCGGGCCTTCGTGTTGGGCGGCGTCGGCGCAGTTCTGGTGGTGGCGTGGTTCGTCTTCGGAACCCTCAAGACCGAGTTCGTGCCGCCGGAGGATCGCGGCATGATGACGGTCAATGTCGTGGCGCCGGAAGGCTCGTCGATCCACTACACCAACGAGTATCAGCGTCAAGTGGAGCAGATCATCAGCCAGGTGCCCGAAATTTCCACCATGAACAGCATGGTGGCTTTCGGCGGCGGTGGCGGGGGCGGTCGGGTCAACGCCGGTATGATCTTCGTCCGCTTTACGGACTGGTCGGAGCGGAAGCGGAGTGTCCAGGAGGTGATTCAGGAACTGCAGCCCAAGCTGGGTGCCGTACCTGGTGTGCTGGCGTTTGCGAGCAATCCGCCGGCGTTTGGCGGGTGGGGGCAGCCGGTGCAGTTCGTGGTTCGCCATCCGAACTTCGACTCGCTGGTCATTGCCATGGATACCCTGATCACACGAGCACGTCAGATCAGCGGACTCCTCAACGTCGACACCGATCTCCGGGTCAACAAGCCGGAGTTGACGGTGTCGTATGAGCGGGACCGGATGGAAGATCTGGGCGTCCCGGTTCGTGACGTGGCCAACACGATGCAAGCGCTGCTTGGCGGGCAGCGAATCAGCACCTTCACGATGAACAACAAGCTGTACGACGTGATGATCCAGCTCGAGCCGGATGCGCGCGCAACGCCGGCGGCAATGACCGAGCTGACGGTGCGCGGTCGGGGTGGTCAGCTGATCAAGCTCGACCAGGTTGCCCGGGTAGCCGAGAACGTGGGTCCCCGCCAGCTCAACCACTTCAACCGGGTTCGGGCGGCGACGATGACCGCGAGTCTCGCGCCGAACTTCACGCTTGGTGAGGCGCTCGATTCGTTGCGTCTGCTGGCGGCAGAGGTCCTGCCGACCGGATCGTCGGTGGCGTTGGCCGGCGAATCGCGGGAACTCGAGGAAAGCGGCAGTGCGCTCTACTTCGTATTCATCCTTTCGCTCATCATCGTCTTCATGGTGCTGGCGTCGCAGTTCGAGTCGCTGGTGCATCCATTTACCGTGCTGTTGGCCGTTCCGCCTGCAGTGACGGGAGCCATCTTTACGCTGTTCCTGGCGGGGTCGACCATCAACCTCTACAGTCAGATCGGCATGATTCTGCTGATCGGTCTGGTGACCAAGAACTCGATTCTGCTGGTGGAGTATGCCAATCAGGCGCGGGCGCGTGGAATGGCCACGGCTGCTGCGCTGCTGGAGTCTGCTCGGATCAGACTCCGTCCCATCCTGATGACCTCGGTTGCTGCGGCGGCTGGCGCGACTCCGATTGCACTCGGCCTGGGTGCCGGTGCGGCGAGTCGCCGGCCGCTGGGGTATGCCATTGTGGGCGGCGTGATGTTCTCGATGGTGCTGACGCTGTACCTGGTTCCGGTTGTGTATTCGTTGCTCGATCAGGCGCTGGCCCGTTCGCGGAAGCCGGCAACCGAGCCCGCGCCTGAGCCGCTCCCGGTCGTGTCTGGGGAGGCTCGATGA
- a CDS encoding TolC family protein, translated as MIAAVLLGMAALGSDSLPRVTLSEAIHRATRLSPNYVAAVAQLSTAEWARKAAFTTFISPSLSVATDMTAFSVEQFNIGIGRPARTTVNARVEARYELFTGGRKTADYRRLGAELEMARAGEQQQLFLTALGTERDYYAVLSGRELLDVARQRLARAQEQLVIARARVVSGAVVQTDSLQILLEVNRAQVALLREEAQLAVSRLQLGRRIGQRGAVDAAPLDSTLPSELPITVPAALALALEQGPEYRMARGNERATQALVKARNAAYLPQANLVGSYTKFGDAFPPTGIDRGSISLQISLPIWDNLNRETAVRRARAANDIARAVREDLERAAEADITEAYEAHRTARAASRFAEQGVRVAEENYRVQQARYRAGASTILDLLDAQSQLTEAQAELVQSRYATRLAQAGLEVLIGRRFTEIGD; from the coding sequence ATGATCGCAGCAGTACTGCTTGGGATGGCCGCGCTCGGGTCTGATTCGCTGCCCCGCGTGACGTTGTCGGAGGCCATCCACCGCGCGACGCGGTTGAGTCCCAATTATGTCGCGGCTGTTGCTCAGCTCAGCACCGCGGAGTGGGCGCGGAAGGCGGCCTTTACGACCTTCATTTCGCCGTCCTTGTCGGTTGCGACCGACATGACAGCCTTTTCCGTGGAACAGTTCAACATCGGCATCGGTCGGCCGGCGCGGACCACGGTCAATGCGCGGGTGGAGGCGCGGTACGAGCTCTTTACGGGCGGCCGCAAGACGGCTGACTACCGGCGGCTTGGGGCAGAGCTCGAAATGGCGCGTGCCGGTGAGCAGCAGCAGCTGTTTCTCACGGCGCTTGGCACGGAACGGGACTACTACGCGGTTTTGAGCGGACGCGAGTTGCTGGACGTGGCGCGTCAGCGGCTGGCTCGGGCTCAGGAGCAGCTGGTGATCGCTCGGGCGCGGGTGGTCAGCGGTGCGGTGGTGCAGACCGATTCGCTCCAGATCCTGCTCGAGGTCAACCGGGCACAGGTTGCACTGTTGCGGGAAGAAGCGCAGCTGGCGGTTTCCCGCCTGCAGCTCGGTCGCCGGATTGGTCAGCGGGGCGCGGTGGATGCTGCGCCGCTCGACTCGACCTTGCCGTCGGAACTTCCGATTACGGTCCCGGCCGCGCTGGCGCTCGCGCTGGAGCAGGGCCCGGAGTACCGGATGGCGCGCGGCAACGAACGAGCGACCCAGGCACTCGTCAAGGCGCGCAACGCAGCCTATCTGCCGCAGGCCAACCTGGTCGGGTCATACACCAAGTTCGGGGACGCCTTTCCACCGACCGGGATCGACCGCGGGTCGATTTCCCTTCAGATCTCGCTGCCGATCTGGGACAACCTGAATCGCGAAACGGCGGTTCGCCGCGCTCGGGCCGCGAACGATATTGCGCGGGCGGTTCGAGAAGATCTCGAGCGGGCGGCCGAGGCGGATATCACGGAGGCGTATGAGGCGCATCGGACGGCGCGTGCGGCCAGCCGGTTTGCCGAGCAGGGTGTTCGGGTGGCGGAGGAGAACTACCGGGTTCAGCAGGCGCGGTACCGTGCCGGCGCCAGCACGATCCTGGATCTGCTCGATGCGCAAAGTCAGTTGACCGAGGCACAAGCCGAGCTGGTCCAGTCCCGCTATGCGACGCGCCTGGCCCAGGCGGGGCTCGAAGTCTTGATCGGCCGTCGATTTACCGAGATCGGGGATTAG
- a CDS encoding ABC transporter permease: MRRRVPRWVSALALIGFIFLHAPLAALIVFSFNDSKFAASWTGFTLAWYRELFGRGDILAGLGRSVWIALLATVIATVLGTLLALALARHRWRGRRAAESLLYLPLVTPEIIMGVALLGLFAFVGVPLGVGTITVAHVTFCVPFVAVVVGARLRGMDRHLEEAAMMLGADEWSAFRRVTLPALMPGIVAGALLAFTLSFDDYIITSFVSGAGSSTLPVVIYGMARRNIEPTINAVSTVIVVATSGLLYLAERFRTRSTADLVASGDRS, encoded by the coding sequence ATGAGGCGGCGGGTTCCCCGGTGGGTTTCGGCGCTGGCACTGATCGGGTTCATCTTTCTGCATGCGCCGCTTGCCGCGCTAATCGTCTTTTCGTTCAATGATTCCAAGTTCGCCGCCAGTTGGACGGGATTTACCCTGGCCTGGTATCGCGAGCTGTTCGGCCGGGGTGACATCCTGGCGGGACTTGGCCGGAGCGTCTGGATCGCGCTGCTGGCCACGGTCATCGCGACGGTGCTCGGGACCTTGCTGGCCCTGGCGCTGGCCCGCCATCGGTGGCGCGGTCGGCGTGCTGCGGAGAGTCTGCTCTATCTGCCGCTCGTCACGCCCGAAATCATCATGGGTGTCGCGCTGCTGGGTCTCTTTGCCTTCGTGGGCGTGCCGCTCGGCGTCGGCACCATCACCGTGGCGCACGTCACCTTCTGCGTTCCCTTCGTTGCCGTTGTCGTCGGGGCCCGGCTTCGCGGGATGGACCGGCATCTCGAGGAGGCCGCGATGATGCTGGGAGCCGATGAGTGGTCCGCCTTTCGCCGGGTTACCCTCCCGGCGCTGATGCCCGGAATCGTCGCGGGAGCGCTGCTCGCATTTACCTTGTCCTTCGACGACTATATCATCACCTCGTTCGTGTCCGGGGCCGGCTCGTCCACGCTTCCGGTGGTGATCTACGGCATGGCCCGACGTAACATCGAGCCGACCATCAACGCGGTCAGCACCGTCATCGTGGTGGCAACGTCAGGCTTGCTCTATCTTGCCGAGCGCTTCCGAACCCGATCGACAGCCGACCTGGTGGCGTCGGGAGACCGCTCGTGA
- a CDS encoding ABC transporter permease: protein MSLLGRLSRRPQRVGPILATPGLLWLALFFAVPLLLIVGFSVMGRGLYGGVEPGFTLEHYRRFVDPLYLGIVGRTVWWALLCTVVSLLIGYPIAFVIARASRWRGLLLFLVILPFWTSFLVRMFAMIFLLRDTGFINGVLLSLGVIEAPLTLLYTPGAVLAGLVYGFLPLMVLPIYASLEKLDDTLLEAAETLGAGPAARFFHVVLPLSMPGVIAGCLLTFIPALGSFVTSDLLGGAKHVMIGNLIQNQFAAARNWPFGSAAALVVMLAVLLAVVLYLRRRDAAPSALQ, encoded by the coding sequence TTGAGTCTCCTCGGACGCCTGTCGCGCCGACCCCAACGGGTCGGACCGATCCTGGCGACACCGGGTCTGCTCTGGCTTGCGCTGTTCTTTGCGGTGCCCCTGCTTCTGATCGTCGGCTTCAGCGTCATGGGGCGGGGCCTCTACGGCGGCGTCGAGCCTGGCTTCACGCTGGAGCACTACCGCCGCTTCGTCGATCCACTCTACCTCGGCATCGTCGGACGCACCGTCTGGTGGGCCCTCCTCTGCACCGTCGTTTCCCTCCTGATCGGGTATCCGATTGCCTTTGTGATTGCGCGAGCATCGCGTTGGCGAGGTTTGCTGCTGTTCCTCGTCATTCTGCCTTTCTGGACCAGTTTTCTGGTTCGGATGTTCGCGATGATCTTCTTGCTGCGTGATACCGGGTTCATCAACGGCGTGCTGCTTTCGCTTGGTGTGATCGAAGCGCCGTTGACGCTGCTGTATACGCCAGGCGCCGTCCTGGCGGGACTGGTGTACGGCTTCCTACCGCTCATGGTGCTGCCGATCTACGCCTCGCTGGAAAAGCTCGACGACACGCTGCTGGAGGCGGCCGAGACGCTGGGGGCCGGTCCGGCGGCGCGGTTCTTTCACGTCGTGTTGCCGCTGTCGATGCCGGGTGTGATTGCGGGCTGTCTGCTGACCTTCATTCCGGCGCTGGGGTCGTTCGTAACATCGGATCTGCTGGGTGGGGCCAAGCACGTCATGATCGGCAACCTGATCCAGAATCAGTTTGCCGCCGCGCGGAACTGGCCCTTCGGTTCTGCTGCGGCGCTGGTCGTGATGCTCGCGGTCCTGCTTGCCGTCGTGCTCTACTTGCGGCGGCGCGATGCGGCTCCGTCGGCGCTGCAATGA
- a CDS encoding ABC transporter ATP-binding protein: MTNAPDPLRPPAVELIRVRKSYGAAPAVDGIDLRIEEGEFFSLLGPSGCGKTTTLRLIAGLEVPDAAGGDIRISGRSVVDLRPYQRGIGMVFQTYALFPHLDVERNVGFGLTQQRIAAPAIAERVGRALELVRLDPARYRRRRPAELSGGQRQRVALARALVLEPRILLLDEPLGALDLKLRKEMQLELKALNRSLGITFIYVTHDQEEALTMSDRIAVMDHARVAQLGTPAEVYENPRTAFVASFIGESNFVHGTIRRLSNGVAEVDGPDGGFAVPAPAGARTGDTVDIAVRPEWMDLVAPHAVPPGENHLLGAIAEVIYLGETIHVLVALGSGRSVKVALRNEGQLGNPIPWQRGQRVAAAWRPDDCQVLELAS; the protein is encoded by the coding sequence GTGACCAATGCACCTGACCCCCTCCGCCCACCGGCTGTCGAGCTGATTCGGGTCCGCAAGAGCTACGGCGCCGCCCCGGCGGTCGATGGGATCGACCTGCGAATCGAGGAAGGCGAGTTTTTCTCGTTGCTAGGCCCGTCCGGCTGCGGTAAGACGACGACACTCCGCCTGATTGCCGGGCTCGAAGTGCCGGACGCGGCAGGCGGTGACATCCGAATCTCCGGTCGCTCGGTTGTCGACCTCCGTCCCTATCAGCGTGGCATCGGGATGGTGTTCCAGACCTATGCCCTCTTTCCACACCTCGACGTCGAACGGAATGTCGGCTTCGGATTGACCCAGCAGCGGATCGCCGCACCGGCAATTGCCGAACGGGTGGGGCGGGCGCTCGAGCTGGTCCGACTCGATCCGGCGCGGTACCGCCGCCGCCGGCCCGCCGAGCTGTCAGGTGGGCAGCGGCAGCGGGTGGCGCTGGCCCGGGCCCTGGTGCTCGAGCCCAGGATCCTTCTGCTCGACGAACCCCTTGGCGCGCTCGATCTCAAACTACGCAAGGAAATGCAGCTCGAGCTGAAGGCGCTCAATCGCTCGCTGGGCATCACGTTCATCTATGTGACCCACGACCAGGAAGAGGCGCTCACCATGTCCGATCGGATTGCCGTGATGGACCACGCCCGCGTGGCACAGCTGGGAACGCCGGCCGAGGTCTACGAGAATCCGCGGACCGCGTTCGTGGCATCGTTCATCGGCGAGTCGAACTTCGTTCACGGCACCATCCGTCGGCTGTCCAACGGTGTCGCTGAGGTCGACGGCCCGGATGGCGGATTTGCCGTTCCCGCGCCGGCGGGCGCGCGCACTGGCGATACCGTCGACATTGCTGTTCGGCCGGAGTGGATGGATCTCGTTGCTCCGCATGCCGTCCCACCGGGTGAGAACCACCTGCTCGGCGCCATCGCCGAGGTGATCTATCTCGGCGAGACGATCCACGTGCTGGTTGCGCTCGGTAGCGGGAGGTCGGTCAAGGTCGCGCTTCGCAACGAAGGCCAGCTCGGCAACCCGATACCCTGGCAGCGCGGGCAGCGGGTTGCCGCGGCATGGCGACCCGACGATTGCCAGGTGCTGGAGCTTGCCTCTTGA